In Papaver somniferum cultivar HN1 chromosome 1, ASM357369v1, whole genome shotgun sequence, a genomic segment contains:
- the LOC113360335 gene encoding uncharacterized protein LOC113360335, with protein sequence MDRMIPLFVEIHGSNPTTEGDLRWSKTAGQRTNSTERFNEDKRGRRDEHRRNDQKFEDQFYTKLNTSYIRIIREIKDRNNLEWPWSKGKQPPRTEKSRDYCEYHCFNGHQTEKCKNLKIMIQKLIDAGDLKKYIQKTETEERTHRSKQVHLPENDRTINTISCSEPSDPSLTDQIGKRLRKQFEYYCELYKIDGEEVEGHEDWMNAPLTFSADDVEEDTEDHNDALVLMLPVSGWTIKKILIDGWSSVNILFYDTFKRMKLNDEQLMSSYYTIYGFNGKLQIP encoded by the exons ATGGATAGGATGATCCCAttgtttgttgaaattcatggaagTAATCCCACAACCGAAGGAGATCTTCGG TGGAGCAAGACAGCGGGTCAGAGGACCAACTCGACCGAACGCTTCAACGAAGATAAAAGAGGTCGAAGAGATGAGCATCGACGCAATGATCAGAAATTCGAAGATCAGTTTTACACTAAGCTTAACACCAGCTACATTCGGATCATAAGGGAGATAAAGGACCGTAACAACCTCGaatggccatggtccaagggaaaacAACCACCAAGAACCGAGAAATCAAGGGACTACTGTGAGTACCACTGCTTCAACGGTCACCAGACAGAGAagtgcaagaatctcaagataatgatccaaAAGCTGATCGACGCTGGAGATCTCAAGAAATATATTCAAAAGACAGAAACCGAAGAAAGGACCCATCGAAGTAAGCAAGTCCACCTACCTGAGAATGACCGAACCATCAACACCATTTCTTGCTCAGAGCCGAGCGACCCATCACTAACTGACCAAATAGgaaagagattgagaaaacaattcgaataCTATTGTGAGTTATACAAGATCGATGGAGAAGAAGTAGAGGGACATGAAGACTGGATGAATGCACCACTGACTTTTTCTGCCGATGATGTTGAGGAAGACACGGAAGACCATAATGATGCTTTGGTGCTCATGTTACCTGTCTCAGGATGGACTATAAAGAAGATCTTGATCGATGGATGGAGCTCAGTCAACATCTTGTTCTACGATACCTTCAAGCGAATGAAATTAAATGATGAGCAACTGATGTCTTCTTACTACACTATTTATGGATTCAACGGGAAGCTACAAATCCCCTAG